The Sorangiineae bacterium MSr11954 DNA segment GGCAGCGTCCGCCGATGGCCTCGAGCGCGCGAGGCCGCTCATCGCGCGCTTCGAGCTCGACCTCGAGCTCGGGCGCACCGAGGAAGCCCAGCGCGGCGCCCGCGCGTTCATCGAGGCATCGCAAACGTGGCTGCCCTCGGCCCAGCACAATCAAGCCGTGGAGACCACGGTGGCGCTCTACCGAACCGGGTTGATCGATCGCGACGAGATGCTCCGGCGGCGGGCGCGCGACGAAGAAGGGCTCATCGCGCGGGGCGGCTACATCGCCGCGCCGGGCACGCGATGGTACGTGGCCTATGTCGAATACGTGGTAACCGCCGAGGACGCGAAGCTGGCCGTCGCGCACCAGCCGCCCGTCCATCCCATTTATCCGGCGGAGTTGCGCGAGGTGAATATGGATTTGAGCCTTGGCCGAATGTACCTTTACGCCGGCCAGCTCGAATTGGCGCGCACGGAGCTCCGGCGCGGTACGCGATCGTGCCTGTTCCGGAAATCGATGGGTCGCCTTCAAGCCCACGCCCTGTACGGCGACGCCCTCGCCAAGGCCGGCCGCGCGCGCGAAGCGTGCGACGAATACCGCGTCGTGCTCGAACGATGGGGCGGCGAGCCGCGGAGCATCACGGCACGCGCCGCGCGCGCCGCTTCGCTCCGCCTTGGTTGCGCGGCCGCCGCGGCGCCGAACGCCTCTACGCCTCGTCCGGATCCGCCGGAGCGACCGTGAGCACCGGGCACGGGGCGGTGCGGACCACGCGCTCGGCGACGCTGCCGAGCAGCATGCGTGCAATTCCCTGGCGGCCGTGCGTTCCCATCACGAGTTGCGCGGCCGCCGCGGCGCCGAACGCCTCTACGCCTCGTCCGGATCCGCCGGAGCGACCGTGAGCACCGGGCACGGGGCGGTGCGGACCACGCGCTCGGCGACGCTGCCGAGCAGCATGCGTGCAATTCCCTGGCGGCCGTGCGTCCCCATCACGATCAACTCGGCGCCGATCTCGCGCGCGACGTCGGGGATGGTGTCGAGCGGGTTGCCGCTCTTGAGGAGCGACTTGAGCGAGACCCCCGCGCCTTGGCGCTTGGCCAGCGCCGCATCGAGCGCCGATTGCGCGTTGGCGCGCACATGGGCGCCGGACACGGCGGCGACGTCGTAAGCGTGCACGACGGTGATGCTCGCGCCCAGTTTGGCGGCGAGGACGATCGCGTAGTCCAACGCCTCATCGGCCGTGGGGCTGAAGTCCGTGGGAACGAGGATATGGGTGGGGAGGTTCATGATGGGCCGAGTGCTCAATCTCTTGCCACGGCGACGTCGAGCGCTCAACCTCCTCGCGCCGTCGCGCGAAAAAAGAGGCCGAACGGCTCGCTCCAAGGCCTTTCCCTGGGGAACGGAACAGGTGATCGCCAAGGTGTCCGAACGGCGCGAGCGCGCGCCCGTGCGCGGTCATGTCACGCGCGAGCGCGCCCTCGGATAGCTCTCGTACGCGCGCGTCTCGGCGATGGTGCGCAGGCGCGCGAACGCATCGTAAACATCGATGTAGCGCGTGTAGAGAGGCGCCACGCCGATGCGCAGGCGATCGGGCGTGCGGAAGTCCGGAATGACCCCGGCCGCCTTCCACGCCTGACACAGTGGCCACGCCTGGGGATGCGCCAACGCGATGTGCGCCCCACGCGCGCGCTCGTCCCGCGGTGACGCCAAGGTGAACCCCAGCGGCGCGAGCCATTCCTCGAAGAGCGTCACCGCGAGGGACGTCAGCCCGCGTGCCTTGGCGAAGATCGCATCCACGCCCGCCTCCGCGCTGATCTGCGCGCCCTCCAGCACGCCGTAGAGCGAGAGCACGGGCGGCGTGCCCGCGAGGAAGCGCTCGATGCCCTCCACCGGCGCGTAGTCGGCCGCCATTTCGAACTGGTCGCGCTGGCCGAACCAGCCCCAAATGGGCTGTCGAAGGCGCGCTTGCAAATCCGAGCGAACGTACAGAAACGCGGGCGCGCCGGGGCCGGCGTTGAGATGCTTGTACGTACAACCTACGGCCAGATCCGCGCCCGTCCCCGCGAGATCGATCGGCACCGCGCCCGCCGAGTGGCAAAGATCCCACAAGGTGAGCGCGCCCGCGCCGTGCGCGGCCGCCGTGATCCCCGCGATGTCGGCGATGGCGCCCGAGCGGTACGCGACGTGCGAGAGCGCGACCAGCGCGACGTCCGCGTCGAGCGCTTGCCGCACCTGCGCGAGCGTGATCCCTCCGTCGAGATCCGCCGGAATGGGCCGCAGCTCGAGCCCCCGCGCCTGGGCGAGCCCCTGCACGATGTATTGATCCGTGGGAAAGTCGTTGGCGTCGGTGACGATGATCCGCCGCTCGCTCCGCGCGTCCAGCGCCGCAGCGGCGAGCTTGTACAGGTTGACGCTCGTGGAGTCGGAGACCACGACCTCACCGCGGCGAGCCCCCACGATGCCCGCGATCACGTCGCCGGCCTCGCGCGCGAGCTCGATCCAGTGGTCCCAAGCGCCCACCAGCTCGCCCGCCCACTCCTCGTCCATCGCCCGGCGGATTCGCTCGATCGTAGCCCGCGGCGGCCGCCCCAGCGAATTGCCGTCCAGGTAGATGACATCGCCGTTCCCCGGCGCAAACCGCTCGCGAACGTGCGCTAGCGGATCGTCGGCATCGCGCGCGAGCGCCTCGTCACGGGTGATCACGAGGCGATTCTACGGCCTCGCCGTGCAAGGCGCAAAGCATCCCGCAAACGCCCTGCAAGGCGCAAAGCATCCCGCAAACGCCCTGCAAGGCGCAAAGCATCCCGCAAACGCCCTGCAAGGCGCAAGCATCCCGCGAACACGCCGCGTGAAGCGCCCCCCGCGCCGCGCTTCACGCCTCGGCGCTCAGAAGCTCCCCCGCACCCCAAACCGGAACTGCCGCGGCTCCTGGTACGCGTTGGCGTTCCCGAAGTTCGGATTGACCGACTTCGGATCGAGCGTCCCCCCCGCCACCTGGCGCACGTTCCCGGGAAGGTCCGATCGCGTCCCGTTCGTCACCGCGTAAACCTCGTTTCGCGTGTAACGCTCGTCCGTGCTCAACGAGCCTTGGAAGTTGAGCAAGTTGAAGATGTCGACCGTGAACGACAGCGACATTCCGTTCTCGAACCGCCACCCATACCCCAGGTGCGTACCGACATTGGCGTTCCACGGCAGACGCTCACCGGCGCCGCGCCCTAGAATGAACACCTCGTCCGCGCCGTAAATGGGGTGTGCGCCCAGGTAGTTCGTGGGCCCGCCCGAACGCGCTTGCACGGAGCCGCCCACCTGGGCAACCGACGTGCGCCCGATCTTGAAATCCTTGGCCGCATACACCTTGATGCTATGGCGGTGGTCGCCCGGGAGATCGCCGGATTGATTGACCAGGATCGACTTCAAGTCGAATGTCGCGTTCGAATTCGGATCGAGCTGCCCCGTGTCCGGCTTGTAGAGCCCCGCGATGTTGCCGCGCAGCCACGACAAGGTGTAGCTCACCTGCGCGAGCCAATCATCGGCAAACGTCTTTGCGAAGTAGACCGTCCCTGAATCGTAATCGCGGCGCGCTTCGGGGAAGCCGCTGGCGATGCCCTTGCCCGGATTGCCGACGAAGAACGTGGCGCTCTCGTCGTTGCTCATGTCCTCGATGACGTTGTTCATCCACCTTCGGACATAGGTCAGACCGATGCGGCCGTTCTTGACGAGCTCGTACTCGCCCCCGCCGCTCAACTCGCTCATCGATTGCGGGCTGAGATCGGGGTCGACCACCCGCTTGCCCGCGCCGTAGGTCGAGAAGACGCGGTCCGGTGTATTGGTAATGCCTTGTTTGCCGCCGACCGCGGGCCACACCCGGCGCGCCGAGTCGGCGTGGCATACGCGCTGGGCTTGCGACACGTCCAGCGGGTTGCACGTATTGAGGTTGGTCGACTTGGAGGTCGTGGGCTCGACCCCGCGGTCCAGCATGTTCAGAGGCACGCTCTCGTAGAAGCGCGCGTAGCTCACGAAGAGCTTCGAGCGGCCGTTCTGCAGCGGATCGAAGATGAGGCCGATGCGCGGGGATATTTGGTGCGGGAGCGTGATGAAGAGCTTCCCGTCGGTGCCGAAGAGGAACTGGTTGTCGTAGCGGACACCGATGTTCAGGGTGACTTTGTCGGCGATCGACCAGCTGTCTTGAATGAAGCCGCCGATGCTCACGGAGTGGGAGCGGGTGACCACGCGATCGAGCAGAAGGCCGTTGTCGGGGCTCGAGAGGTGGCCATAGCCGCCTCCGGTGTCGTAGCGGGTGCCGCTGGCCGACTCCGTGAAGGTGCGGCCGCCGGACGAGCCGCGGCTGGCCCACGACGAGGAGAGCTCGAACTCGGCGCCGGCCTTGATGACATGGTGGCCGAGGCCTTGCGCCAGCACCGTGAGCACGCTCTTGGCGGCGAAGGTGTCGAGGACTTGCTCGTCCATGAAGCCGGGGCCGCCCGTGCGGTATTGGAGCACCGGGCACGTGGCCTGGGTGCCCCCCGCCAAGGAGCCCGCGGTGATGGGGCGACGGCCGCACCCGGGTGTGTTCTCGAACTCTTCGATGCCGTGGTAGCTCGGGTTGCGGCGGAGCGTGACCGAGGGGACGGCCGACAACCCCAAGCCGCTCCCGACCCCGAAGCCATCGGCGCCGATGTTGCCACCCAGCTCGTGGTGCCACCCCAGCACCGTCTCGATGCTCTTCGACTTGTTGTCGAAGTCCGTGGTCCACTTCAAAATCGTGTCGTAGGCGCCGGAGCGGCGCACGCGCGCCAGGCGCCCGTAGGTGCCGTCGATGTTGAATTCGCTGAGCGTCCCCTCCACTTGGCCGGAGGTGGGGCTCACCGAAAAATCACCGCCCCCGCCTGCGAAGGTCGGCGTGGCCGCGAAGCTGAGCGCCAGTTTGTTGTTTTGGTTGATCCGGAGATCGAGCTTTCCGAAGAGCTGGTACGAGGTCGACGTGGCCGCGAACCTTTGCGTGGTGCCGGGGAGCTCCGAGGCGCCTTGCAGGCTCCCATCCTCGCCGGTGTCGTACCGGTAAATGCTTCGATCCAGGTTGTAGATGGCGCGCGAGACGTCGAAGCCCACGTAGTACCAGAGCTTGTCCTGCACGATCGGGCCGCTCTGATCGAAGCCCACGTCGTAGACGTTGCCCAGGGAGCGCCGGGTCTGGATGGAGGTGCCGAAGAAGAAGGGCGATTTGCGCGAGCCCTCCAGCGCGCCCGGGGTCCAGTTGGCCCACACCGAGCCGTGGTACTCGTTGGAGCCCGACTTGGTGACGACGTTGAGGATGCCGCCCGTCGATTTTCCGTACTCGGGCAGGTAGCCGCCGGAGAGGACGTTCACCTCTTTGACGAACTCGATCGAGAGCGGTGAGCCGTTGACCCCGTAGCGCGAGCCGTTGGTGCGCAGGCCGTCGATGACGTACGAGTTCTCGGGCGACGTCGTGCCGTTGATCGAGGTGCCGTAACGGTCGGCGCTGGCCCCGGGTGCGGCCTCCGCGACCGACTCGAACGTCCGCTGGGCGCCGCCGCGCGCGCCGGGGTTGGTCACCGGGATGCGTGACGTGAAGTCGCTGTTGATGTTGGCGCCGCTCGTGGTCGACCCCACGTCGACCGTCGGCGCGTGCGCCACGACGACCACCTCTTCGGCCTTGAGCCCCTCGGGGAGGAGATCGGCGTCGAGGCGGATGGTGGCGTCGGCGCGGAGCTGAATCTCGTCGCGCTGATAAGCTTTGTAGCCCTCTTTATCGAGGTGCAGGGTGTAGAC contains these protein-coding regions:
- a CDS encoding universal stress protein, which codes for MNLPTHILVPTDFSPTADEALDYAIVLAAKLGASITVVHAYDVAAVSGAHVRANAQSALDAALAKRQGAGVSLKSLLKSGNPLDTIPDVAREIGAELIVMGTHGRQGIARMLLGSVAERVVRTAPCPVLTVAPADPDEA
- the kynU gene encoding kynureninase, which translates into the protein MITRDEALARDADDPLAHVRERFAPGNGDVIYLDGNSLGRPPRATIERIRRAMDEEWAGELVGAWDHWIELAREAGDVIAGIVGARRGEVVVSDSTSVNLYKLAAAALDARSERRIIVTDANDFPTDQYIVQGLAQARGLELRPIPADLDGGITLAQVRQALDADVALVALSHVAYRSGAIADIAGITAAAHGAGALTLWDLCHSAGAVPIDLAGTGADLAVGCTYKHLNAGPGAPAFLYVRSDLQARLRQPIWGWFGQRDQFEMAADYAPVEGIERFLAGTPPVLSLYGVLEGAQISAEAGVDAIFAKARGLTSLAVTLFEEWLAPLGFTLASPRDERARGAHIALAHPQAWPLCQAWKAAGVIPDFRTPDRLRIGVAPLYTRYIDVYDAFARLRTIAETRAYESYPRARSRVT
- a CDS encoding TonB-dependent receptor — protein: MKSRFSRTFYLSTAALSASIVLVAPAPARAQQGAAVLTGKVVDAASKKGAADVVVTVTSPALQGEQIVTTDNTGTYRIPSLPPGVYTLHLDKEGYKAYQRDEIQLRADATIRLDADLLPEGLKAEEVVVVAHAPTVDVGSTTSGANINSDFTSRIPVTNPGARGGAQRTFESVAEAAPGASADRYGTSINGTTSPENSYVIDGLRTNGSRYGVNGSPLSIEFVKEVNVLSGGYLPEYGKSTGGILNVVTKSGSNEYHGSVWANWTPGALEGSRKSPFFFGTSIQTRRSLGNVYDVGFDQSGPIVQDKLWYYVGFDVSRAIYNLDRSIYRYDTGEDGSLQGASELPGTTQRFAATSTSYQLFGKLDLRINQNNKLALSFAATPTFAGGGGDFSVSPTSGQVEGTLSEFNIDGTYGRLARVRRSGAYDTILKWTTDFDNKSKSIETVLGWHHELGGNIGADGFGVGSGLGLSAVPSVTLRRNPSYHGIEEFENTPGCGRRPITAGSLAGGTQATCPVLQYRTGGPGFMDEQVLDTFAAKSVLTVLAQGLGHHVIKAGAEFELSSSWASRGSSGGRTFTESASGTRYDTGGGYGHLSSPDNGLLLDRVVTRSHSVSIGGFIQDSWSIADKVTLNIGVRYDNQFLFGTDGKLFITLPHQISPRIGLIFDPLQNGRSKLFVSYARFYESVPLNMLDRGVEPTTSKSTNLNTCNPLDVSQAQRVCHADSARRVWPAVGGKQGITNTPDRVFSTYGAGKRVVDPDLSPQSMSELSGGGEYELVKNGRIGLTYVRRWMNNVIEDMSNDESATFFVGNPGKGIASGFPEARRDYDSGTVYFAKTFADDWLAQVSYTLSWLRGNIAGLYKPDTGQLDPNSNATFDLKSILVNQSGDLPGDHRHSIKVYAAKDFKIGRTSVAQVGGSVQARSGGPTNYLGAHPIYGADEVFILGRGAGERLPWNANVGTHLGYGWRFENGMSLSFTVDIFNLLNFQGSLSTDERYTRNEVYAVTNGTRSDLPGNVRQVAGGTLDPKSVNPNFGNANAYQEPRQFRFGVRGSF
- a CDS encoding universal stress protein codes for the protein MPGAHGRSGGSGRGVEAFGAAAAAQLVMGTHGRQGIARMLLGSVAERVVRTAPCPVLTVAPADPDEA